A window of Micrococcales bacterium contains these coding sequences:
- a CDS encoding LCP family protein encodes MIFVAIYLVSVAVAWGVGVVPRNKLLVAAACGACLVGVVAAGLWRTKARRHKVRFGALVTLAAIGAAVSVVLALVNLDVAGFVGRIQNSVPPSVTYVVVAPPDHPDGVESLGGEVVGFIPNDPNVDRVRAHLTSRVEITMAATGDITKATQAVVAGNIDAAAINLNIWQVFEENDPGRAGDLKVIYQFEITQPLGDLQARDRDPKEGFIVYISGIDVAGPLTTVSRSDVNMLMVVNPTTHKVLLVNTPRDYYVQLHGTQGTKDKLTHAGIYGIDMSINTLQDVYGVEIDYYVRLNFSSMVTLVDTVGPIQVNSDYDFTTGQHHFVKGWNEMNGTQALAFSRARKNFAEGDRQRGKHQQAVIDALIRKLTERPNLLRYNEILTALEGTIGTNVTTTRIRALVDAQLSSMRGWQVESISVDGAGASEPTYSMGSMKLYVMVPDQKTVDAAKTKIDQVLAGN; translated from the coding sequence GTGATCTTCGTGGCCATCTACCTGGTGTCAGTGGCCGTAGCATGGGGTGTTGGGGTTGTCCCTAGAAACAAACTGCTGGTTGCGGCCGCCTGCGGAGCCTGCCTGGTGGGTGTGGTCGCGGCTGGGCTTTGGCGGACCAAGGCCAGGCGCCACAAGGTGCGTTTTGGCGCGCTGGTCACCCTTGCAGCCATCGGTGCAGCAGTGTCGGTTGTGCTGGCGTTGGTTAACCTTGACGTGGCCGGATTCGTGGGCCGGATTCAAAACTCTGTCCCTCCATCGGTGACCTACGTGGTGGTGGCTCCGCCCGATCACCCGGATGGCGTGGAATCACTTGGTGGCGAGGTGGTCGGCTTTATCCCTAACGACCCGAACGTTGACCGGGTCAGAGCCCACCTGACTTCGCGGGTAGAGATAACTATGGCCGCCACCGGGGACATCACCAAGGCGACCCAGGCAGTGGTCGCCGGAAACATTGACGCGGCAGCCATTAACTTGAACATTTGGCAAGTGTTTGAAGAGAACGATCCCGGGCGGGCTGGCGACCTAAAGGTCATTTACCAGTTCGAAATCACCCAGCCGCTCGGCGACTTGCAGGCACGCGACCGGGATCCCAAAGAAGGCTTCATTGTCTACATCAGCGGTATCGACGTGGCTGGTCCGCTGACGACAGTGTCCCGAAGCGATGTCAATATGCTTATGGTGGTCAACCCAACCACTCACAAGGTTCTGCTGGTTAATACGCCGCGCGACTACTACGTCCAACTGCATGGCACCCAGGGGACGAAAGACAAGCTGACTCACGCAGGTATCTATGGAATTGACATGTCGATCAACACCCTCCAGGACGTCTATGGGGTGGAAATCGACTACTACGTCAGGCTCAATTTCTCATCGATGGTCACCTTGGTCGACACCGTAGGCCCGATTCAGGTCAACTCGGACTACGACTTCACCACGGGCCAGCACCACTTCGTCAAAGGCTGGAACGAAATGAACGGCACCCAAGCGCTTGCCTTTTCGCGGGCCAGGAAGAACTTTGCTGAGGGTGACCGGCAGCGTGGCAAGCACCAACAGGCCGTCATTGATGCCCTTATTAGGAAGCTGACCGAGCGACCTAACCTGTTGCGCTACAACGAGATCCTGACCGCCCTAGAGGGGACAATCGGCACCAATGTGACGACTACTCGAATCCGAGCACTAGTTGACGCCCAACTCAGTTCAATGCGGGGATGGCAAGTCGAAAGCATCAGCGTAGACGGCGCCGGTGCTTCAGAACCGACTTACTCAATGGGATCGATGAAGCTCTATGTCATGGTGCCTGACCAGAAGACCGTAGACGCGGCCAAGACGAAGATCGATCAAGTCCTGGCGGGCAACTAG